The following proteins are encoded in a genomic region of Molothrus aeneus isolate 106 chromosome 12, BPBGC_Maene_1.0, whole genome shotgun sequence:
- the GLT8D1 gene encoding glycosyltransferase 8 domain-containing protein 1, which yields MTLRKVNISILIVAVVIFLLVIHHNFLSLSDFLRRELSDPSPLGLQPIDFIPAAPQRLADEWNDKEIPVVIAASDERLGGAIAAMNSIYQNTRANVVFHIVTLNDTVDHLRMWLRSPPLKNMRYRILDFDPRVLEGKVQVDPQKADTFKPLTFARFYLPSFVPHAEKVIYVDDDVIVQDDIVELYNTPLKPGHAAAFSDDCDSTSSKVAVRGAGNQYNYIGFLDYKKETIRKLAMKANTCSFNPGVFVANLTEWKLQNITKQLEKWMALNVVEELYSKTLAGSITTPPLLIVFYKQHSSIDPMWNVRHLGSSAGKRYSPQFVEAAKLLHWNGHFKPWGRTASYAEVWEKWYVPDPAGKFNLIRRHSEAYEAK from the exons atgaCGTTAAGGAAAG TGAACATTTCCATCCTTATAGTGGCTGTTGTCATATTTTTGCTAGTTATTCATCATAACTTCCTAAGCCTCAGTGACTTCTTGAGACGGGAATTGTCAG ATCCAAGTCCCTTAGGACTTCAGCCTATAGATttcattcctgcagctccccagaggCTGGCAGATGAGTGGAATGACAAGGAGATTCCTGTGGTCATTGCAGCCTCAGATGAGAGGCTGGGAGGTGCAATTGCAGCCATGAACAGCATTTACCAGAACACCAGAGCCAACGTGGTTTTCCATATTGTTACTTTGAATGATACTGTGGATCACTTGAG GATGTGGCTGAGGAGCCCTCCTCTGAAAAACATGCGGTACCGAATTCTGGATTTTGACCCTCGTGTCTTAGAAGGCAAAGTACAAGTGGATCCCCAAAAGGCAGACACGTTCAAACCA TTAACATTTGCAAGATTCTACTTGCCCAGCTTTGTACCTCATGCAGAGAAGGTCATCTATGTGGATGATGATGTAATAGTGCAAG ATGATATTGTTGAACTTTACAACACCCCATTGAAACCTGGACatgcagctgcattttcagATGACTGTGACTCAACCAGTAGTAAAGTTGCTGTCCGTGGAGCAGGCAATCAG tatAATTACATTGGGTTTTTAGATTACAAAAAAGAAACCATCCGAAAGCTTGCCATGAAAGCCAACACCTGCTCTTTCAATCCTGGAGTTTTCGTTGCCAATCTGACCGAATGGAAATTACAGAACATCACTAAACAACTGGAGAAGTGGATGGCACTTAATGTGGT AGAGGAGCTCTACAGTAAGACTCTGGCTGGCAGCATCACAACACCTCCCCTGCTAATTGTGTTTTACAAGCAGCATTCCAGTATTGATCCCATGTGGAATGTCCGACATCTTG GGTCTAGTGCTGGGAAAAGGTACTCTCCTCAGTTTGTGGAAGCTGCCAAGCTGCTCCATTGGAATGGACATTTCAAACCCTGGGGAAGAACAGCTTCCTATGCTGAAGTCTGGGAGAAGTGGTATGTCCCTGACCCTGCAGGCAAGTTCAACCTGATCCGCAGACACTCGGAGGCCTATGAAGCAAAGTAG